Proteins encoded in a region of the Buteo buteo chromosome 11, bButBut1.hap1.1, whole genome shotgun sequence genome:
- the SDF2L1 gene encoding stromal cell-derived factor 2-like protein 1 has product MRERGRAEGGRGLAVRGAGAGRLAGPAEAVRKRAPLRAAGWRRCRPGCGAMRGGCRLFPLLLLALLRGLCHGREPAPGAVTCGSVLKLLNTRHSVRLHSHEVKYGSGSGQQSVTGVEASDDANSYWRIRGKSDGSCQRGTPVKCGQAIRLTHVNTGKNLHTHHFPSPLSNNQEVSAFGDDGEGDDLDIWIVQCSGTYWEREDAVRFKHVGTEVFLSITGEQYGHPIRGQREVHGMPTANHHNYWKAMEGVFIKPSTDPAKHDEL; this is encoded by the exons ATGCGGGAGCGAGGCCGAGCGGAGGGCGGGCGGGGATTGGCCGTCCGCGGTGCTGGCGCGGGTCGATTGGCCGGGCCGGCGGAGGCGGTGCGGAAGCGCGCTCCGCTGAGGGCGGCGGGGTGGCGGCGGtgccggccgggctgcggcgCGATGAGGGGCGGCTGCCGCCTCTTCCCGCTCCTGCTCCTGGCGCTGCTGCGCGGGCTGTGTCACGGCAGGGAGCCGGCGCCGGGCGCTGTTACCTGCGGATCGGTGCTGAAGCTGCTCAACACCCGCCACAGCGTGCGGCTCCACTCGCACGAGGTCAAGTACGGCTCCG GAAGTGGGCAACAGTCAGTGACAGGAGTTGAAGCTTCAGATGATGCCAACAGTTACTGGCGGATTCGTGGGAAGAGCGATGGCAGCTGCCAACGCGGAACACCAGTGAAATGTGGGCAAGCTATACGACTTACCCATgttaacacaggaaaaaatttaCACACTCATCACTTCCCATCACCGCTCTCCAATAACCAA GAAGTAAGTGCCTTTGGTGATGATGGCGAAGGAGATGACCTCGATATATGGATTGTGCAATGCAGTGGGACTTACTGGGAGCGGGAGGATGCAGTGCGCTTCAAGCACGTAGGAACTGAGGTGTTCCTTTCAATAACAGGGGAACAGTATGGCCATCCCATTAGAGGCCAACGGGAAGTTCATGGCATGCCTACTGCTAATCATCACAACTATTGGAAAGCAATGGAGGGAGTCTTCATCAAACCCAGTACGGACCCTGCAAAACATGATGAGCTCTGA